GCGAGCGGGACCGCCGACTCGAGTCCGGCGACCGACGAGAACGCGGCGGCCGAACCGGGGGCCGCGAACGAGGAGCAACCGACCGCCGCTGCCGCGGGCGATCGGCAGCCGTCGACCACCCGCTCGGCGTCGACGCGCTCGACCGACGCCGATCGCGAGCGCTCCGCCCGATCACCCGCCGACGACCGGCGATCGATCGACGGCGCCGGTACCGGCGGGGCCGCTCGGTCCGCCGACGGCGACCTCGAGGCCGCCCGCGACTCGCTCGTCGCGGCCCTCGAGAAGTTCGCCGGGAACGCTGCGGCGACGGACGATCCTCGTTACGCGAAGGAATGTCTCGAGGCCGCCCGCGAGGCCGCCGAGACCCTCGAGACGCTGCGCTGACCGCCGCTCTTCCCGCGGCGCGTTGCTCCGGACAGCGTCTCCACCGGCGCCGTCGGCCGTCGAGTCGCTCGATACCGTTTTCCGTCGTTCTGATCGCTCGAGTCAGTGCGCCGTAGTCGAACAGAAGGTGAGTCGCGGTCGCGAGCGCTTCCCCTTATAGCTGTTTCGGGGAACGTGTTCTCGGGACTTCCCGCCCGGTAAGAACGGGCTCGCCCCGTTATACGACGGCGCTTCATAGGAGCAACTGTCTATGAACGATCGTATCGGCGCACCCGGGTCCGGACTCTCGCGACGCGAACTGATGATCGCCACCGGCGGCGCGGCAGCCCTCGCCGGCTGTATGAGCCGCGGTCAGGGGGCAGATCCCGAGCCGTCGGACTCGAGCGGCGACGAGGAGGACGCGCCGTCCGACCTCCCGCAGACGAGCGCGCCCGAAGTCGTCCAGGTCGACGAGCAGGGCGGGAGCGTGACGCTGCGTTCGGTGACGGCCCGCCACCCCGTCCACCCGATGGATTCGATGGGGGGACCGATCGAGCTCCCGCAGGTCTGGGCGTTCCAGGCCGACGACGGCGAGCCGAGCGTTCCCGGGCCGATCCTTCGGACGACGGAGGGGAACGATATGGAAGTCACGCTGGACAACACGGACGCCGGCCACCCCCACACCCTGCACTTCCACGGCGTGAGGAAGTCCTGGAAGAACGACGGCGTTCCCACGACGACCGGGGTGACGGTCTATCCCGGCGAGAAACACACCTACACGATTCCGGCGAACGTCCCCGGGACGCACTTCTACCACTGTCACTACCAGACCCACCGGCACATCGATATGGGGATGTACGGCATCTTCCGCGTCGATCCGAAGGGATACGAACCCGCCGACAAGGAGTACTTCTTCACCCTCAAGGACTGGGATTCGCGGGTCAATCGACAGATGACCGGCGAAAACGTCGACTACAGTCCGCGCCAGCGAAATCCCGACGTGTTCACGATCAACGGAAAGAGCCTCCCGCGGACGCTCCATCCGGAGGAGGGGTCGCCCATCATCGTCGACCACGGCGACACCGTCCGCCTTCACATGGTCAACGCGGGCTACATGTCTCACCCGATGCACACGCACAACCACCGGTACCGCCTCGTCGAGAAGGACGGCGGCCAGATTCCCGAAGCCGCTCAGTACGAACAGGACATCACTAACGTCGCGCCAGCCGAACGCCACACCATCGAGTTCGAGGCCGACGCCGATCCCGGCATCTACCTCATGCACTGCCACAAGGTCAACCACGCCATGAACGGGACCTCCTACCCCGGCGGGATGGTCAACGGCATCGTCTACCGCGACGCGATGGACACCGACGTCTTCGCGGATCTCATGGAGTACGCCGGCTACGAGGGGTGATCCACCCGAGAGGGTGAGACGTGACGTCCCCGCTCCGGTGACAGTCGTGACAGCATCGATATCCACGGTTTCTCCGCCGATACCGACGAAAGACGGCGATAATCGGATTTTCGAACCGTCGTGTCTCCTCGAGTGACTGCGAGTTTATACTTCGCTCGAGTAAATAGATATAAATACGCCAAAGCTATAGAATACCTAGAATAACGAGGCCGATACGGACATGGCACTGGCAAATATGCTCCTCCTGACCAGCCTCGCCGTCCTGGCTGGACTGACGATGACGTGTTGTCTCTGTCTCGAGCGGCGGCAGGTCCGCCGAACCATCGACGAATACGATCGCCGACTCCGGTCGGTCGCCCCGTATCTCGGCGTCGCGGCGCTGTTCTTCCTGGCGAAGCGGGGGACTCACGAACAGAGCGTGAAGCTCTCGAAAGCGATCGACTGGGACATTACCGCCGAAATCTACGCCGTCGAAGGCGAGTTCGTCGCACACCTCCAGGATATCGTTCCCCAACAGGCCACGCTCGAGTTCTTCTCGGTCATGTACATGTTCGGCTTCCCGTTTCTCCTGGTGACCGCGCCGATCCTCTACTTCGCGCTGTCCTCCCAGCGCCACCTCAAGGAGTTGCTCATCGCGTACGTGTTCAACTACGTGATCGGCGCGATCTGTTACACGCTGTTCATCGCGTACGGCCCGCGCAATCACCTGTCGACCGTCAACGGGCTCATGTACAGCTTCTATCCGCAGACTCAGGACATGACGGCGGCAGTCTCGGCGAACACGGACGTGTTCCCGTCGCTGCACACGTCGCTGGCGGTCGTCGTCTTGCTGTTTGCCTGGCGGTCGCGCCGGGAGTACCCCCGCTGGCTCCCTATCGCATCGTTCGTGGCTGCCAGCGTCGTCTTCTCGACGATGTACCTGGGGATCCACTGGTTGCTCGACGTGGTGGCCGGCATCGTCCTCGGCGTCGGGAGCGTCTACGCGGCCGAACGGATCGTCGCCCGCGCGGAGGGCGACGATCGCGTCACCGTTCCCGGCGAGCGCGACGAGGGAATCGCGTCCGACGCGAGCGACTGAGTCGAGGCCGACGCGAGCGATTTCCCCCGACAGTCAACTGACTACCCCGTGTACTCGCTTCCGATCACTTCCCGGATCCGCTCGGCGGTCACCGCCCCGACGCCGTCGGCTTCCTGTAACTCGTCTTCCGTCGCGATCATCACCGCCTCGACGGTGCCGAACTCCTCGAGCAGCGATCGCGCCGTCACGGGCCCGATCTCGGCGATCGAGGAGACGACGTACTCCTGCTGTTCGGCGAGCGTCTTGGACTGCTTCTCGCCGTGGACCGACACCTCCCGGTCGGCGGTCTCCTGCTCGCGGCCGGCGATCACCGCCAGCAGTTCGGTCGTCTCCTGTTCGCCCTCCGTCCGGAGGACGCTCGCGCCAAAGTCGACGGCCAGACTCGAGAGCGCTCCCCGAACCGCGTTCGGGTGGACGTCCCGCTGTTCGTAGAGGCCGTCGCCCTCGACGATCACGATCGGTCGGGAGTAGTGGCGGGCCATCGCGCCGACCTGCTCGAAGACCGACCGGTCGCCGCCAACCAGCGAGTCGACGAAGTCCGCGACGGACTTGCGCTCGACAACCACCCGGTCCGAACAGACGTAGTCGCCGACGTCGAGCGTCTCGAGGCGGACCTCGATCTCCTCGCGTCTCGAGAGGTCTCGCGCGATGTTGGCGTCCATCTCGCGCTGGTCCGCGACGACTTCGATGGCGTCGCCCTCAGCGTGGGGTTCGTGGGTTTCGACCGCCTCTTCCGCAGCGCCGTCGCTCCCATCGTCTCCGTCGGCGTCGTCTTCGGCTCCGTCGCCGCCTGCGAACTCCCGGAGACCGGGCTGTGACGAAACCCCCCCGCTTCCACTGGAAGAATCGCCGACGGCGCCGGGGTTTTCGCTGTGACCGTCCACTTTCACTTCGCTTTCCGGAGCGTCGTCGTCGAAATCCGTCAGCGCCTGCTGGGAGTCGTCTAACTCTTCCTCTAAGTCGTCGGCGGCCCCTTTCAGGTCGCGCAGTTCCGACTCCATCTCCTTCTCGCGGCGCCGCGAGATCCAGAAGTAGGCCTCGTCGCGGGTGTCCTCGGCCATCAGGACGACGACCCGGCCCTCGGACTGTCGGCCGGTCCGGCCCTTGCGCTGGATCGAGCGGATCGCCGTCGGAACGGGCTCGTAGAACAGCACGAGGTCGACCTCCGGGACGTCGAGCCCCTCCTCGGCGACCGAGGTGGAGACGAGCACCTCGAACTCGCCGCCGCGGAACTGATCGAGCACTTCCTGCTGCTCTTTCTGGGTCATCCCGTCGCTCCCCTCGCGGTCGCCCTGGCCAACGAACCGCTTGGCGTCGAAGCTCTCGGAGAGGAAGTCCGTCAACGCTTCCGCGGTGTCCCGGGACTCAGTGAAGACGATGACGCGCTCGCCGCCCTCGAGGCCGAGCGTCTCGGCGAGCAGCATTCTGGTCTTGCGATACTTGGGATGGAGCTGGTCGAAGCTCTCGGCTTTGCGCATCGCCTCCCGCACTCGCGGATCGGAGACCAGCCGCTGGCTCGCCTTCGAGGCGCCCGACGAGCGGGCCTGGTTGCGCTGGCGGTCGAAGTACCGGCAGACGGCTTCGACGCTCTGGGTTTCGACCAGCGTCACGGCCTGCCGGAGCTTCATGATTTCCGCGTGGATGGACATCCCCTCGAACCCCTCCGACTGATCGTTGTTGATCAGTTTCTGGAGTTCGGCGCGCATCCGGTTCAGGTCCTTCTGGGACTGGTCGGGCTGGGTCGAGGACGCCACGCCGAGTTCCTTGAGTTTCTCGAGCCGTTCCTTGATGACTTCGTTGAGCCCGTCCCGAATCTCGATGACCTCCTCGGGGAGGTCGATGCGCTCCCATTCGACGTCGGTGTCGTGGGTGAACTCATCGACGTCGGCGTCCTCCTCGGTCATCACCTCGACCTCTCGGAGACCGAGGTTCTCACAGACCTCGAGGATGGCCTCCTCGTCGCCGCCGGGCGAGGCCGACATGCCGGTCACCAGCGGATCCGTCGCGTCGGCGTGATAGCGCTCGGCGATGTAGTTGTAGGCGTAGTCGCCGGTCGCGCGGTGGCACTCGTCGAAGGTGATGTGGGTCACGTCGGAAAGCGAGATCCGACTGCCGACGAGGTCGTTCTCGATCACCTGCGGTGTCGCCATCACGACCGTCGCTTCCTCCCACATCGCGGCACGATCGTCGGGGCTGACGTCGCCCGTAAATACGACGATCTCCTCGTCGGGGATCTGCAGCGCCTCGCGGTAGAAATCGGCGTGCTGCTGGACGAGGGGTTTCGTCGGCGCGAGCATCAGCGACTTCCCACCGACCTCCTCAAGGCGGCGGGCCGTGACGAGCAGACTCACCGTCGTCTTCCCCAGCCCCGTGGGGAGACAGACGAGCGTATGGTGGTTCGCGGCCGTCCCCGCGAGCTTTAGCTGGTAGAGTCGTCGTTCTAGAAAGTCGGGCTCGAGAAGCGGATGCTCGATCGAGGGCGGTTCCTCGTCCTGTGCTGCCATTGCCGACGATTCGACGCGGCCGCGGTTAAGCGTTGAGAAAGCGTGGTGAAAGTGAACGTAGCCGTTCCCGACGGACTCGCGTCACGTCCGATACTAGTTAGTAATCCGTCACCATTGCTCTTTTGAAAACCCGTCTCGATATATCGATTATGCCCTCCACAGTACGCAGATTACAACTACGGATGGTCGCTTCGTTCGTCGGCCTGCTGCTCGTCGCGAGTGCGCTCTTCGTCGGCGTGTGGGCGATGTTTTACGGCGTCTTCTTCCTAATCGGGAGTACGCATCCCGCTTTGATCGCCGCCGGTATCACGGCCGTAATTGTAGTCGCGATCGGCTATCTCGAGTACGGACACCTCGAGACGATCGAACGACTCTCCGACGCGCGTCCGGTCGATCGCGAGACGGCCCCGGAGTTGTATCAGACGGCGACTCGCGTCGCTGCCCAACTGGACGTGCCACCGCCGACGATCGCCGTCTCGGAGCGCGACGCGCCCGAGGCATTGGTCGTCGGCTTCCGGCCGACGAACGTCCGTCTGGTACTTTCACGCGGGACGATCGAGACGCTCGAGCGGCCGGACGAACTCGAAGC
This genomic window from Haloterrigena salifodinae contains:
- a CDS encoding multicopper oxidase domain-containing protein; this encodes MNDRIGAPGSGLSRRELMIATGGAAALAGCMSRGQGADPEPSDSSGDEEDAPSDLPQTSAPEVVQVDEQGGSVTLRSVTARHPVHPMDSMGGPIELPQVWAFQADDGEPSVPGPILRTTEGNDMEVTLDNTDAGHPHTLHFHGVRKSWKNDGVPTTTGVTVYPGEKHTYTIPANVPGTHFYHCHYQTHRHIDMGMYGIFRVDPKGYEPADKEYFFTLKDWDSRVNRQMTGENVDYSPRQRNPDVFTINGKSLPRTLHPEEGSPIIVDHGDTVRLHMVNAGYMSHPMHTHNHRYRLVEKDGGQIPEAAQYEQDITNVAPAERHTIEFEADADPGIYLMHCHKVNHAMNGTSYPGGMVNGIVYRDAMDTDVFADLMEYAGYEG
- a CDS encoding phosphatase PAP2 family protein, which gives rise to MALANMLLLTSLAVLAGLTMTCCLCLERRQVRRTIDEYDRRLRSVAPYLGVAALFFLAKRGTHEQSVKLSKAIDWDITAEIYAVEGEFVAHLQDIVPQQATLEFFSVMYMFGFPFLLVTAPILYFALSSQRHLKELLIAYVFNYVIGAICYTLFIAYGPRNHLSTVNGLMYSFYPQTQDMTAAVSANTDVFPSLHTSLAVVVLLFAWRSRREYPRWLPIASFVAASVVFSTMYLGIHWLLDVVAGIVLGVGSVYAAERIVARAEGDDRVTVPGERDEGIASDASD
- a CDS encoding DEAD/DEAH box helicase; protein product: MAAQDEEPPSIEHPLLEPDFLERRLYQLKLAGTAANHHTLVCLPTGLGKTTVSLLVTARRLEEVGGKSLMLAPTKPLVQQHADFYREALQIPDEEIVVFTGDVSPDDRAAMWEEATVVMATPQVIENDLVGSRISLSDVTHITFDECHRATGDYAYNYIAERYHADATDPLVTGMSASPGGDEEAILEVCENLGLREVEVMTEEDADVDEFTHDTDVEWERIDLPEEVIEIRDGLNEVIKERLEKLKELGVASSTQPDQSQKDLNRMRAELQKLINNDQSEGFEGMSIHAEIMKLRQAVTLVETQSVEAVCRYFDRQRNQARSSGASKASQRLVSDPRVREAMRKAESFDQLHPKYRKTRMLLAETLGLEGGERVIVFTESRDTAEALTDFLSESFDAKRFVGQGDREGSDGMTQKEQQEVLDQFRGGEFEVLVSTSVAEEGLDVPEVDLVLFYEPVPTAIRSIQRKGRTGRQSEGRVVVLMAEDTRDEAYFWISRRREKEMESELRDLKGAADDLEEELDDSQQALTDFDDDAPESEVKVDGHSENPGAVGDSSSGSGGVSSQPGLREFAGGDGAEDDADGDDGSDGAAEEAVETHEPHAEGDAIEVVADQREMDANIARDLSRREEIEVRLETLDVGDYVCSDRVVVERKSVADFVDSLVGGDRSVFEQVGAMARHYSRPIVIVEGDGLYEQRDVHPNAVRGALSSLAVDFGASVLRTEGEQETTELLAVIAGREQETADREVSVHGEKQSKTLAEQQEYVVSSIAEIGPVTARSLLEEFGTVEAVMIATEDELQEADGVGAVTAERIREVIGSEYTG